A region of the Acidobacteriota bacterium genome:
GTCACGGTGACGTTGGGGGAGAGCGTGGCCGCGACTTCCGGACACAACTCCGGCGGGCCGCACAGCGTGAGCTGCGCGCCCAGCTTGGCGAGCAGATAGACAGCCGAGCGTGCGACGCGCGAGTGGTAGATATCGCCCACGATCACGACCTTCAGCCCGGCGATCTTCGGCTTGTGCCTGAGGATGGTGTAGGCATCGAGCAGTGCCTGGGTGGGATGCTCGTGCATGCCGTCGCCGGCGTTGATCACCGGAACGTCGAGATGGCGGGCCATGAGGTGGGGCGCGCCGCTCGCCGGATGTCGCATGACGACGCAGTCCGCACCCAGCGCGCGCACGGTGTAACCGGTATCGATGACCGATTCGCCTTTTTCGATGGAGGAAGCGGTGGCGGTGACGATGGCCGTCTGCGCGCCCAGAGCCTGGGCGGCGAATTCGAAAGAGATGCGCGTCCGCGTGGATGCCTCATAGAACAGCAGCACCACGCGCTTGTCGCGCAGGAGCGGGCGGGGTTTTGAGGACTGCATGCGGCGGGCCAGCCGCAGCAGGCTTTGAATCTCTTCGGGCGACAGGCTCTCCGTGCCGAGCAGCGAGCGCCGATTGTTCCGGCTCATCGTTTCTTGCCTGCCGGCTCGCGTTCCGCCAGCAGGACTTTCTCCGTGGTGTCGGTCTCCGCGAGCTGGACCTCGATCATCTCGAGCGGCTTGGTCTGCACCGCGCGGCCGACGTAAGCCGCCTCGATGGGCAGTTCGCGATGTCCGCGATCGATGAGCACGCACAGCTGCACGCGCCGCGGACGGCCGTGATCGAAGAGCGCGTCCATCGCCGCGCGCGTGGTGCGTCCGGTGTAGAGCACGTCATCGACCAGGATCACATCCATGCCGGTGACATCGAATCCGAACTCGCCTTTGTTGACCACCGGCTTGGGGCCGACGACCGTCTGGTCGTCGCGATAGAGCGTGATGTCGAGCGTGCCCACGGGAACTTTCTTGCGCTCGATCTGCTGGATCAGCTTGGCCAGGCGTTCGGCCAACGGCACGCCGCGCCGCCGTATGCCGACCAGCGCCAGCTTCTCCACCCCGGTCTTCTCCGTGATCTCGTGGGCCAGGCGCACGAGGGTGCGCTCGATCTCGGAGGCGGACATCAACTGCGCCTTCTCGTGCAACAGCGGCTGGCGCGGGGCTGGCAGCGAGCTCATCTTAGTCACGTTTGCCTGGGATTTCGGGGGAAGCGAGATAATACCCGTCCCGTGGGTGACGGGCAAGTTACTGCGTGAGTCCCTGTCTAAGTGATTGATTCTAGGATGTTTGCCGTCGTCC
Encoded here:
- a CDS encoding aspartate carbamoyltransferase catalytic subunit, which translates into the protein MSRNNRRSLLGTESLSPEEIQSLLRLARRMQSSKPRPLLRDKRVVLLFYEASTRTRISFEFAAQALGAQTAIVTATASSIEKGESVIDTGYTVRALGADCVVMRHPASGAPHLMARHLDVPVINAGDGMHEHPTQALLDAYTILRHKPKIAGLKVVIVGDIYHSRVARSAVYLLAKLGAQLTLCGPPELCPEVAATLSPNVTVTRHLEGALRGADVIMMLRVQKERLGTLQLRLDDYIGYYQLTAERLKLARREALVMHPGPMIRGLEITAEVADGPQSVIREQVANGVYVRMATLATVMGVAG
- the pyrR gene encoding bifunctional pyr operon transcriptional regulator/uracil phosphoribosyltransferase PyrR; protein product: MHEKAQLMSASEIERTLVRLAHEITEKTGVEKLALVGIRRRGVPLAERLAKLIQQIERKKVPVGTLDITLYRDDQTVVGPKPVVNKGEFGFDVTGMDVILVDDVLYTGRTTRAAMDALFDHGRPRRVQLCVLIDRGHRELPIEAAYVGRAVQTKPLEMIEVQLAETDTTEKVLLAEREPAGKKR